In Mastomys coucha isolate ucsf_1 unplaced genomic scaffold, UCSF_Mcou_1 pScaffold20, whole genome shotgun sequence, one DNA window encodes the following:
- the Arhgef5 gene encoding rho guanine nucleotide exchange factor 5 — MEAEEPEHGVSTPVPAIEEFRAIPEGIMRSSQIPALEGQDPSYKWTDGHRPLMDQSKVLRDMSDHTPNSMAIFFKKESSDVETSQEILLAEACDTPDQQKAVTQSLKDSRSGTIAAPELLACAVQEEWLDIPSTLDNRVEGELQPELISLTLAVSKEKEEEETSPDTSMPRGFWPLYKNHPDETVQTEGSGSKLLRQGKQLQLEATQNPGQEGFLQSQEAQGLEGQERQEVEIQEEGTLNEDICFGGLLGEQEEGFNGNEEEQKQEQIQNYMLLGGQWESEGLGGELEGLNYSEKGQENRERRVWVQRDSEEERQDQELRGVEERRVATQYAENQRLVEKSENVRRKQEDHDQTGRVMPIGDQKDVVDSGDRESGGQTAAGGSRPGEDSKPCLLMTSIVPEVVSRGALFPGISSSVADVPQIQRESVHEELTTQAPALEPTEGSHQPISPPASFAPKESLDNRTHNSQQGEFRLRKGTDVSASISVAPSRTPDSPPFTPPIVFPSTATLSPVNSSVILPEKETLAASVSADTPPHCGGPCETPPLPAKSSRDPCATTDTANPHSPLSSYPGVTQHLRSNSFPGSHRPEQTPDSLGMSLSFSHLELPQRPPKQAIYGSLIPRRSRRSRDGIVFSESSTAFFPLKQDSEEFTSNPERPSNPHGSQSWGSPQNSAFAIGSPANVPSPPSVSMDMMIHEALPPPPPEKRHSYSHMVERDDPLHAVAPTLKRHSHPPPLALSSELHRSSKGPFSLVPDSFVARQHRPLPSTPESPHHTQTSIPSRLRYNKPLPPTPDMPELGHSSISSSNISRMYRPLPPVPIIDPSSEPPPLPPKSRGRSRSVQGGVIHSGGQAKPRPTSQDWTVSTLSVGRTSWPPATGRSTESLPPTSRCNIEVSPGLAFSNMINLLSPSSPTTPWIPELQRPTSKDESGITEESEPPVRGSFRRSAPQEEFSNTKKSDLGSRKKSEKPIHYQLEKASSWPHRRDPARTSESSSGQVVLGQVPNKQKGWNRQGLRRPSILPESSSDLQNPAVGRLPGSSDSVVFREKKPKEGMGGFSRRCSKLINSSQLLYQEYSDVVLNKEIQSQQRLESLTEPPGPSSPRYRRKALVSSDSYLQRLSMASSGSLWQEIPVVRNSTVLLSMTHEDQKLQEAKFELIVSEASYLRSLNIAVDHFQHSAQLRGTLSNQDHQWLFSRLQDVRDVSTTFLSDLEENFENNIFSFQVCDVVLNHATDFHRVYLPYVTNQTYQERTFQSLMNSNSSFREVLEKLESDPICQRLSLKSFLILPFQRITRLKLLLQNILKRTQPGSSEEAEATKAHHALEKLIRDCNSNVQRMRRTEELIYLSQKIEFECKIFPLISQSRWLVKSGELTALEFSVSPGLKRKLTTRPVHLHLFNDCLLLSRPREGSRFLVFDHAPFSSIRGEKCEMKLHGPHKNLFRLFLLHNAQGTQVEFLFRTETQSEKLRWISALATPREELDLLECYDSPQVQCLRAYKPRENDELALEKADVVMVTQQSSDGWLEGVRLSDGEQGWFPVQQVEFISNPEVRAQNLKEAHRVKTAKLQLVEQQV, encoded by the exons ATGGAGGCTGAGGAGCCTGAACATGGAGTATCCACACCTGTCCCTGCCATAGAAGAATTTAGAGCTATCCCTGAAGGTATCATGAGGAGCAGTCAGATCCCTGCCTTAGAAGGCCAAGACCCATCCTACAAGTGGACAGATGGACACAGACCCTTGATGGACCAGTCAAAAGTGTTAAGGGACATGAGTGACCATACACCTAATAGTATGGCAATTTTCTTCAAGAAAGAATCTTCGGATGTGGAGACAAGCCAGGAAATCCTTTTGGCTGAGGCCTGTGACACTCCAGACCAGCAGAAAGCTGTAACCCAGAGCCTTAAAGACAGCCGGTCAGGAACAATTGCTGCCCCTGAGCTCTTGGCCTGTGCTGTGCAGGAAGAATGGCTAGACATACCCAGCACACTAGACAACAGAGTGGAGGGAGAACTGCAGCCAGAACTCATATCTTTGACTTTGGCAGttagcaaagagaaagaagaggaagaaacctcCCCAGACACCTCAATGCCTAGAGGATTTTGGCCTCTCTACAAGAATCACCCTGACGAGACTGTGCAGACTGAGGGCAGTGGAAGTAAACTGCTTAGGCAGGGGAAACAGCTGCAGTTGGAGGCCACACAAAATCCAGGGCAAGAAGGCTTCCTCCAGTCTCAGGAAGCCCAGGGACTGGAGGGGCAGGAAAGGCAGGAAGTAGAAATTCAGGAGGAAGGAACTCTGAATGAAGACATTTGTTTTGGTGGGCTCCTgggagagcaggaagaggggTTTAATGGCAATGAGGAAGAACAGAAGCAGGAACAGATCCAAAACTATATGCTACTTGGAGGACAGTGGGAAAGTGAGGGGCTCGGTGGGGAGTTAGAAGGTCTGAATTATAGTGAGAAGGgccaagagaacagagaaaggagggtTTGGGTTCAGAGAGATTCagaagaggagaggcaggacCAGGAATTAAGGGgggtggaagagaggagagtagCCACTCAGTATGCAGAGAATCAAAGGTTAGTAGAGAAATCAGAGAATGTAAGgagaaagcaggaagatcatgatcAAACAGGAAGAGTGATGCCTATAGGGGATCAGAAGGATGTTGTAGATTCAGGGGACAGGGAAAGCGGTGGGCAGACAGCAGCGGGAGGGAGCCGACCAGGAGAGGACAGCAAGCCTTGTCTTCTGATGACTTCCATAGTTCCTGAGGTTGTGTCCCGAGGTGCATTGTTCCCAGGTATTTCTTCCTCTGTGGCTGATGTTCCACAGATTCAGAGGGAGTCTGTGCATGAGGAACTGACCACTCAGGCTCCTGCACTGGAGCCAACAGAAGGGTCTCACCAACCCATTTCTCCACCTGCCTCTTTTGCTCCTAAAGAATCTCTTGATAATAGGACTCACAACAGCCAGCAAGGAGAATTCAGGCTAAGGAAGGGGACTGACGTCTCTGCTAGTATATCTGTGGCTCCTTCAAGGACACCAGATTCACCTCCTTTCACTCCTCCCATTGTTTTCCCCAGCACTGCCACCTTGTCACCTGTTAACTCCTCAGTTATCCTTCCTGAGAAGGAGACCCTGGCAGCCTCTGTCTCAGCTGACACTCCACCTCATTGTGGTGGGCCATGTGAAACTCCTCCACTACCTGCAAAATCATCCAGGGacccatgtgccaccactgacacAGCCAACCCTCACAGTCCTCTGAGCAGCTACCCTGGAGTCACCCAACATCTGAGAAGCAACTCATTCCCAGGCTCTCACAGGCCAGAGCAGACTCCAGACTCTCTGGGAAtgtcactctctttctctcatttggaATTACCTCAGAGGCCCCCCAAACAGGCCATCTATGGCTCTCTGATCccaagaagaagcagaagaagtaGGGATGGTATCGTCTTTTCAGAATCCTCTACtgcttttttccctttgaaaCAGGACTCTGAGGAATTCACTTCAAATCCAGAGAGGCCCAGCAATCCTCATGGTAGTCAGTCATGGGGCTCCCCACAGAACTCAGCCTTTGCCATAGGTTCTCCTGCAAATGTTCCTTCTCCACCTTCTGTCTCCATGGATATGATGATACATGAAgctttgccccctcctcccccagagAAGAGACATAGCTACAGtcacatggtggagagagatgACCCTCTTCATGCAGTAGCCCCTACGCTGAAGCGGCATAGCCATCCTCCTCCATTGGCCCTAAGTTCAGAGCTCCACAGATCTTCTAAAGGCCCATTTTCCCTAGTGCCTGATTCTTTTGTGGCAAGGCAGCACCGCCCTCTGCCATCTACCCCAGAAAGTCCCCACCATACACAGACCTCCATCCCCTCCAGGCTGAGATACAACAAACCATTACCCCCAACTCCTGATATGCCTGAACTCGGccattcctccatctcttcctctaaTATCTCAAGGATGTACAGGCCTCTACCCCCAGTTCCTATCATAGATCCTTCCTCCGAACCACCTCCATTACCCCCAAAGTCCAGGGGAAGAAGCAGGAGTGTCCAGGGAGGAGTTATACATTCAGGAGGTCAAGCCAAACCAAGACCTACTAGTCAAGATTGGACAGTGTCTACTCTTTCTGTTGGACGGACCTCCTGGCCCCCagccacaggaagatcaacagaatcTTTGCCTCCCACCAGTAGGTGTAATATTGAAGTGTCCCCTGGCTTGGCGTTCAGCAACATGATAAACCTTCTTAGTCCCTCTTCTCCTACTACTCCTTGGATCCCAGAGCTTCAGAGACCCACCAGTAAGGATGAGTCAGGGATCACTGAAGAGTCTGAGCCTCCAGTGAGAGGATCATTTAGAAGATCAGCCCCTCAGGAGGAATTTAGTAATACAAAGAAGTCAGATTTAGGAtcaagaaagaagtcagaaaaaccCATCCACTACCAACTGGAGAAGGCATCCAGCTGGCCTCATAGACGGGACCCAGCAAGGACATCAGAGAGTAGCAGTGGACAGGTTGTTCTGGGCCAGGTACCTAATAAGCAAAAGGGCTGGAACCGGCAAGGCCTTCGTAGACCTTCAATTTTGCCTGAGAGCTCTTCAG ATTTACAAAATCCAGCTGTGGGAAGACTTCCTGGCTCTTCAGATTCTGTTGTTTTCCG GGAGAAGAAACCAAAGGAAGGGATGGGAGGTTTTTCAAGACGTTGCTCCAAGCTCATCAACTCCT CCCAGCTACTTTATCAGGAGTACAGTGATGTTGTTCTGAACAAGGAGATTCAGAGCCAGCAGCGGCTGGAAAGCCTGACGGAGCCACCTGGGCCCTCTTCCCCGAGGTATCGTCGAAAGGCGCTGGTCTCTTCAGACTCCTACCTACAGCGCCTCTCCATGGCCTCCAGTGGCTCCCTCTGGCAGGAAATCCCTGTGGTGCGCAATAGCACAGTGCTGCTCTCCATGACTCATGAAGATCAAAAACTACAAGAG GCCAAGTTTGAGCTCATTGTGTCAGAGGCATCTTACCTGCGGAGTCTAAACATAGCTGTGGATCATTTCCAACATTCAGCCCAGCTGCGGGGCACCCTGTCCAACCAGGATCATCAGTGGCTCTTCTCTCGTTTACAGGATGTACGAGATGTCAGCACCAC GTTCCTTTCAGACCTAGAAGAAAACTTTGAGAACAACATCTTCTCCTTCCAAGTGTGTGATGTTGTCTTGAATCATGCCACAGACTTCCACCGAGTCTACCTGCCTTATGTCACCAACCAGACCTATCAGGAACGCACCTTCCAAAGTCTAAT GAATAGCAATAGCAGTTTCCGTGAGGTCTTGGAGAAGCTGGAGAGCGACCCCATCTGCCAACGCCTCTCTCTCAAGTCCTTTCTGATACTGCCCTTCCAACGCATCACACGTCTCAAGCTGCTGCTCCAG AACATTCTGAAGAGAACCCAGCCTGGCTCCTCAGAAGAGGCAGAGGCCACAAAGGCACACCATGCCCTAGAGAAG CTGATTCGAGACTGCAACAGCAATGTGCAGAGAATGCGGCGGACAGAGGAGCTCATCTACCTGAGCCAGAAGATTGAGTTTGAGTGCAAA ATTTTCCCACTTATTTCACAATCTCGATGGCTGGTGAAGAGTGGGGAGCTGACGGCCCTTGAGTTCAGTGTCTCCCCAGGGCTGAAAAGGAAACTGACCACTCGTCCAGTCCACCTGCATCTCTTCAATGACTGTCTGTTGCTGTCTCGGCCCCGAGA GGGCAGCCGGTTCCTGGTATTTGACCATGCTCCATTCTCCTCCATCCGAGGGGAGAAGTGTGAAATGAAGCTGCATGGACCTCACAAAAATCTCTTCCGTCTCTTTCTCCTGCACAACGCACAGGGCACCCAAGTTGAATTCCTCTTCCGCACTGAGACTCA AAGTGAAAAGCTCCGGTGGATCTCAGCCTTGGCCACGCCCAGAGAGGAGTTGGACCTACTTGAGTGTTATG ACTCCCCACAAGTTCAGTGCCTCCGTGCCTACAAACCCCGAGAGAATGATGAGTTGGCACTAGAGAAGGCAGACGTGGTGATGGTGACTCAGCAAAGCAGTGATG GCTGGCTGGAGGGTGTAAGACTCTCAGATGGGGAGCAAGGCTGGTTTCCTGTCCAACAGGTAGAGTTCATTTCAAACCCAGAGGTCCGTGCTCAGAACCTCAAGGAAGCCCATCGAGTCAAGACTGCCAAACTGCAGCTGGTAGAACAGCAAGTCTAA